The Malus sylvestris chromosome 12, drMalSylv7.2, whole genome shotgun sequence genome contains a region encoding:
- the LOC126594148 gene encoding uncharacterized protein LOC126594148 codes for MVVDSNGDFKWNSNSDGSEASDSASERSQNSSMNSKNAKRIIGFGSCCEPYISEAANKRLKQTPMDSYKKLQLAQTLLSLSPLGLNLGETPSFIDLTEVTVPEKIKTKRSPEVNLNAFQLTTEKERLKASNFNASFIRIGSWQRVAHNEGDLVAKYYYAKRKLVWEILDQGLKSKIEVQWSNILAMRAVIKENEPGILEIELNQPPTFHRESDPQPRKHTMWNVASDFTNGQALIHRRHYVQFPPGALDKHYKKLIQCENRFLEMSQRPFPSQRSAYFLSDFHNGIAEFSFNFDRHEAEIPSNLQLPFSPCVQTRFDPTQQVQTYEQPKPTLRIEDSTSPISVMDFSSPLDEVIGSQAVQYPKMPVYWDQGITREMISFADFLGREQLPRLVSVAGAAQANPTISCQSFNVYNQGLGSPNLDSQLLSNFENQLMIDLQIEFSDKHVMPQANSLISFPEQVNYAVAADIKHPDYVQEMADNRNLVSGANDPLQPQPNSWVLPPPQPGSWVAARNSGIQITEKNSTSSSFTQNLTVEEFATYNNLANRWK; via the exons TTCTGATTCTGCTTCTGAGCGGTCGCAAAATTCGTCTATGAATTCTAAGAATGCGAAGCGTATCATTGGTTTTGGTTCTTGTTGTGAGCCTTATATCTCAGAAGCTGCAAATAAGAGGCTCAAACAAACTCCAATGGATTCctacaaaaag CTTCAATTGGCTCAAACTCTTCTTAGTTTAAGTCCTCTTGGTTTGAACCTTGGGGAGACACCCTCTTTCATAGACTTAACAGAAGTGACTGTGCCCGAAAAAATCAAGACTAAGCGTTCACCCGAAGTTAATCTCAATGCTTTTCAGTTAACGACCGAGAAGGAAAGGTTGAAGGCTTCTAACTTCAATGCATCGTTTATCCGAATTGGTTCATGGCAG AGAGTAGCTCACAATGAAGGTGATTTGGTGGCGAAATATTACTACGCAAAGCGAAAACTGGTGTGGGAAATCTTGGATCAGGGTTTGAAGAGCAAGATTGAAGTGCAATGGTCTAATATTTTGGCAATGAGAGCTGTTATCAAAGAAAATGAGCCCGGCATTCTAGAAATCGAG CTGAACCAGCCACCTACGTTCCACCGGGAATCGGATCCACAGCCGAGAAAGCATACAATGTGGAATGTGGCATCAGATTTCACCAATGGTCAAGCTCTTATTCACAG GAGGCATTATGTTCAATTTCCCCCAGGCGCCCTTGACAAACACTACAAAAAGCTCATACAATGCGAAAACCGGTTTTTAGAGATGAGCCAAAGACCTTTCCCAAGTCAAAGATCTGCTTACTTTCTGTCAGACTTCCACAATGGAATTGCtgaattttctttcaattttgatAGACACGAGGCGGAAATCCCCTCCAATCTGCAGTTACCCTTTTCGCCGTGCGTCCAGACACGTTTTGATCCTACTCAACAAGTTCAAACATATGAACAACCCAAGCCAACTCTTAGGATCGAGGATTCCACTTCACCAATATCAG TAATGGATTTTTCTTCGCCTTTAGATGAGGTTATTGGAAGCCAAGCGGTTCAATATCCAAAAATGCCGGTTTACTGGGATCAAGGAATAACCCGAGAAATGATCAGTTTTGCGGATTTCTTAGGAAGAGAACAACTTCCTAGACTTGTTTCTGTTGCTGGAGCAGCACAAGcaaatccaactatttcttGTCAAAGCTTCAACGTATATAATCAAGGATTAGGAAGCCCTAATCTTGATTCCCAATTGCTGAGTAATTTCGAAAACCAGCTAATGATCGACTTACAAATCGAATTTAGCGATAAACACGTCATGCCCCAGGCCAACTCACTCATTTCATTCCCAGAGCAAGTGAATTATGCAGTAGCAGCTGATATAAAGCACCCAGATTATGTACAAGAAATGGCTGATAACCGAAACTTGGTTTCTGGCGCAAATGACCCACTTCAGCCTCAACCGAACAGCTGGGTGTTGCCACCACCTCAGCCAGGCAGCTGGGTGGCTGCCCGGAACTCAGGGATACAAATAACCGAGAAGAACTCAACGTCTTCATCGTTCACTCAAAATTTGACTGTGGAAGAATTTGCAACTTACAACAATTTGGCCAACCGCTGGAAATGA
- the LOC126594149 gene encoding peptide chain release factor PrfB2, chloroplastic, producing MSSFILRRRASSSGSCQLLCPNPEAKSGFFPNLLFSTLSESQPGNLNQPLNPQNVLHPIGKHRILDSGFSSFSPNTSKTPSGSLQNLTFSSSIFVSGSKPLALSSGNAASGKNISGCGVLGLPTVKSLYSGCGRFGLVCLFGTQAAVEPSTCDGLTVDRIIASEWPILDEDESDWKSHAAAIAQSIHLIKKRLQWKKLLVRLDMLSAEVNKPDLWNDPVHAGKISCEHGSLLGKMKEVQAFERELLEHVDMVKLAREENDSELESESMNALLNMRRTSKEKEIEALLAGEQDPCSCYIEVQAGAGGTESNDWAAMVMQMYKMWAQRRGYNMTVVDEMPGEIAGIKRATIKVDGGYAFGYAKAEVGVHRLVRISPFDSNKRRHTSFAAVAVTPILGDASEHVQINESDLRIERFRSGGAGGQHANTTDSAVRIVHVPTGITATCQNERSQHQNKASAMAVIQSRVDQLEMARQNKMNAQYSQSLTDITWGSQIRSYVLQPYRMVKDLRTNYEVSDPDSVLEGDLDGFILSYLSACLDKDEDDN from the exons ATGTCATCTTTCATACTCAGAAGGAGAGCAAGTAGTAGTGGATCCTGCCAGCTTCTCTGCCCAAACCCAGAAGCCAAAAGCGGCTTTTTCCCCAATCTGCTTTTCTCTACTCTGTCTGAATCCCAACCCGGAAATCTAAATCAACCCTTAAACCCTCAAAATGTACTGCATCCAATTGGAAAACATAGGATTCTGGATTCTGGGTTCTCTTCATTTTCTCCCAATACCTCAAAAACCCCATCCGGATCCCTCCAAAATCTCACCTTTTCGAGTAGTATCTTCGTTTCGGGCTCCAAGCCTCTTGCTTTAAGCTCTGGAAATGCTGCTTCAGGGAAAAATATCAGTGGGTGTGGTGTATTGGGGCTGCCAACGGTGAAAAGTTTGTATTCGGGTTGCGGCAGGTTCGGGTTGGTTTGCTTGTTTGGTACTCAGGCTGCTGTGGAGCCGTCGACGTGTGACGGGCTGACGGTTGATCGAATCATTGCTAGTGAGTGGCCGATTCTGGATGAGGATGAGAGTGATTGGAAGAGTCATGCTGCTGCAATCGCACAGTCCATTCATCTTATTAAGAAACGTTTGCAG TGGAAGAAGCTGCTGGTTAGGTTGGATATGTTATCAGCGGAGGTGAATAAGCCAGACCTGTGGAATGATCCTGTACACGCAGGGAAGATAAGCTGCGAGCATGGGTCTCTTTTGGGTAAAATGAAAGAAGTGCAGGCATTTGAGCGGGAATTGCTTGAGCATGTAGACATGGTAAAGCTTGCCCGTGAAGAGAATGACTCAGAGCTGGAATCG GAATCCATGAACGCTTTGCTTAATATGAGAAGAACTTCAAAGGAGAAAGAGATTGAAGCTTTGTTAGCTGGGGAGCAGGATCCTTGCTCGTGTTACATTGAG GTTCAAGCAGGAGCTGGGGGTACAGAGAGCAATGACTGGGCAGCAATGGTCATGCAGATGTATAAAATGTGGGCTCAACGACGTGGATATAACATGACTGTGGTGGATGAAATGCCCGGTGAGATTGCGGGAATCAAG CGGGCAACAATCAAAGTTGATGGTGGGTATGCTTTTGGATATGCCAAAGCAGAAGTAGGAGTGCATAGGTTGGTACGGATCTCACCTTTTGACAGTAACAAGCGCAGACACACTTCATTTGCTGCTGTTGCTGTGACTCCAATCCTGGGAGATGCATCTGAGCATGTACAAATTAATGAATCTGATCTGCGCATTGAGCGATTTCGTTCTGGGGGAGCTGGAGGCCAGCATGCTAATACAACTGATAGTGCTGTGAGGATTGTTCACGTTCCTACAGGAATTACTGCTACTTGTCAGAATGAGAG ATCACAACATCAGAATAAGGCTTCAGCAATGGCGGTTATTCAGTCACGAGTAGACCAGCTTGAGATGGCACGCCAGAATAAGATGAATGCACAGTATTCACAATCTCTTACAGACATAACCTGGGGTAGCCAGATTCGCAGCTACGTACTCCAG CCATACCGGATGGTGAAAGATCTTCGGACAAACTATGAAGTCTCAGATCCTGATTCTGTCCTTGAGGGAGATCTAGATGGCTTCATCCTGAGCTATTTATCAGCGTGCTTGGATAAAGACGAAGATGACAACTAA
- the LOC126594152 gene encoding RNA pseudouridine synthase 1-like isoform X1 — MPFPRPLLSPQPAMVLYAPKAYVFLSRRRATMSAQHDAANPSSQAALQTPGNYPVPLSPPLPAISKHIELARAMSASSKSGLFSLSRNDVVYEDEWLIVVNKPQGVYCESVLESVPQLLCDSAESVAETRTKQPELHLANRLDRDTSGLMIITKSHKVAAKLVKAFTDHKVSKTYIARCVGSAPKWERITLKSGHGRSKFGAWRVYAASDVGRTLPGGSMVRDMETAFEILSINGQGSYREPSEFKKDEANVVVVEEKAVIDGDAKKDEILVRARPRSGRTHQIRLHCQYLGISIRGDVKYEGVYEWKGTTYDGHELHAESLSLEHPVTGLPVMFRAPVPSWASQALQH; from the exons atgcccttcccTCGTCCTCTCCTCTCTCCCCAACCCGCCATGGTATTGTACGCCCCCAAAGCCTACGTCTTTCTCAGCCGCCGCCGAGCCACCATGTCAGCCCAACACGACGCCGCAAATCCCAGTTCCCAAGCTGCGCTGCAAACCCCAGGGAACTACCCCGTGCCCCTCTCCCCGCCTCTTCCCGCCATCTCAAAGCACATAGAGCTAGCGAGAGCCATGTCCGCCTCTTCCAAATCCGGCCTCTTCTCCCTCTCGAGAAACGACGTCGTCTACGAGGACGAGTGGCTCATTGTGGTTAACAAGCCTCAGGGTGTTTACTGTGAGTCCGTGTTGGAATCGGTCCCTCAGCTTCTCTGTGACTCGGCCGAGTCAG TTGCAGAGACCCGAACAAAGCAGCCAGAGCTCCATCTTGCAAATCGACTTGATCGCGACACTAGTGGATTGATGATAATAACCAAGTCTCACAAAGTAGCGGCCAAGCTTGTAAAGGCATTTACAGATCACAAAGTTTCCAAAACATACATTGCACGCTGTGTTGGTTCAGCTCCGAAATGGGAAAGAATCACCCTCAAGTCAGGTCATGGTCGGTCTAAGTTTGGGGCATGGCGAGTGTATGCTGCTTCAGACGTAGGGCGGACACTTCCAGGTGGGTCAATGGTGAGAGACATGGAAACAGCGTTTGAAATTTTATCAATAAATGGACAAGGGAGCTACAGAGAGCCATCTGAGTTTAAGAAAGATGAAGCGAATGTTGTAGTGGTTGAAGAGAAAGCTGTAATAGATGGAGACGCAAAGAAGGATGAGATTTTAGTAAGAGCCCGTCCTAGGAGTGGACGAACACATCAAATTCGCTTGCATTGCCAGTATCTTGGAATTTCCATAAGAGGGGATGTCAAGTATGAGGGTGTGTATGAGTGGAAAGGCACAACTTATGACGGCCATGAACTTCATGCGGAGAGCTTGTCTCTTGAGCACCCTGTTACTGGTCTTCCAGTAATGTTTCGGGCACCTGTACCTTCTTGGGCCAGCCAGGCGTTGCAGCACTAG
- the LOC126594152 gene encoding RNA pseudouridine synthase 1-like isoform X2: MPFPRPLLSPQPAMVLYAPKAYVFLSRRRATMSAQHDAANPSSQAALQTPGNYPVPLSPPLPAISKHIELARAMSASSKSGLFSLSRNDVVYEDEWLIVVNKPQGVYCESVLESVPQLLCDSAESETRTKQPELHLANRLDRDTSGLMIITKSHKVAAKLVKAFTDHKVSKTYIARCVGSAPKWERITLKSGHGRSKFGAWRVYAASDVGRTLPGGSMVRDMETAFEILSINGQGSYREPSEFKKDEANVVVVEEKAVIDGDAKKDEILVRARPRSGRTHQIRLHCQYLGISIRGDVKYEGVYEWKGTTYDGHELHAESLSLEHPVTGLPVMFRAPVPSWASQALQH, translated from the exons atgcccttcccTCGTCCTCTCCTCTCTCCCCAACCCGCCATGGTATTGTACGCCCCCAAAGCCTACGTCTTTCTCAGCCGCCGCCGAGCCACCATGTCAGCCCAACACGACGCCGCAAATCCCAGTTCCCAAGCTGCGCTGCAAACCCCAGGGAACTACCCCGTGCCCCTCTCCCCGCCTCTTCCCGCCATCTCAAAGCACATAGAGCTAGCGAGAGCCATGTCCGCCTCTTCCAAATCCGGCCTCTTCTCCCTCTCGAGAAACGACGTCGTCTACGAGGACGAGTGGCTCATTGTGGTTAACAAGCCTCAGGGTGTTTACTGTGAGTCCGTGTTGGAATCGGTCCCTCAGCTTCTCTGTGACTCGGCCGAGTCAG AGACCCGAACAAAGCAGCCAGAGCTCCATCTTGCAAATCGACTTGATCGCGACACTAGTGGATTGATGATAATAACCAAGTCTCACAAAGTAGCGGCCAAGCTTGTAAAGGCATTTACAGATCACAAAGTTTCCAAAACATACATTGCACGCTGTGTTGGTTCAGCTCCGAAATGGGAAAGAATCACCCTCAAGTCAGGTCATGGTCGGTCTAAGTTTGGGGCATGGCGAGTGTATGCTGCTTCAGACGTAGGGCGGACACTTCCAGGTGGGTCAATGGTGAGAGACATGGAAACAGCGTTTGAAATTTTATCAATAAATGGACAAGGGAGCTACAGAGAGCCATCTGAGTTTAAGAAAGATGAAGCGAATGTTGTAGTGGTTGAAGAGAAAGCTGTAATAGATGGAGACGCAAAGAAGGATGAGATTTTAGTAAGAGCCCGTCCTAGGAGTGGACGAACACATCAAATTCGCTTGCATTGCCAGTATCTTGGAATTTCCATAAGAGGGGATGTCAAGTATGAGGGTGTGTATGAGTGGAAAGGCACAACTTATGACGGCCATGAACTTCATGCGGAGAGCTTGTCTCTTGAGCACCCTGTTACTGGTCTTCCAGTAATGTTTCGGGCACCTGTACCTTCTTGGGCCAGCCAGGCGTTGCAGCACTAG
- the LOC126594147 gene encoding pyrophosphate-energized vacuolar membrane proton pump 1-like, producing MGLLSEGLTQIVIPLAAVVGLGFALLQWFLVSRVKVSGGHGERNGYKDKLIGEEEEGVNSLEVTIKCAEIQHAISIGATSFLFTQYKYLSIFVGVFSAIIFLFLGSVKGFSTKSEPCTYNTGNMCKPALANAFFSTVAFLLGAFTSVLSGFLGMKIATYANARTTLEARRGVGKAFITAFRSGAVMGFLLAANGLLVLYASINLFKLYYGDDWEGLYESITGYGLGGSSMALFGRVGGGIYTKAADVGADLVGKVERNIPEDDPRNPAVIADNVGDNVGDIAGMGSDLFGSYAESSCAALFVASISSFGIGHDYTAMSYPLIISSMGIVVCLITTLFATDLFEIKKVSEIEPALKRQLVISTVLMTVGIAVVTFVALPSEFTLFSFGTNKAVKNWYLFFCVAIGLWAGLVIGYTTEYYTSNAYSPVQDVADSCRTGAATNVIFGLALGYKSVIIPVFAIAFAIYVSFSLAAMYGIAVAALGMLSTISTGLAIDAYGPISDNAGGIAEMAGMSHEIRERTDALDAAGNTTAAIGKGFAIGSAALVSLALFGAYVSRAGIETVDVLTPKVFIGLLVGAMLPYWFSAMTMKSVGSAALKMVEEVRRQFNTIPGLMEGTAKPDYATCVKISTDASLKEMIPPGALVMLTPLIAGTFFGVETLAGILAGSLVSGVQIAISASNTGGAWDNAKKYIEAGASEHAKSLGPKGSEPHKAAVIGDTIGDPLKDTSGPSLNILIKLMAVESLVFAPFFAAHGGLLFKWL from the exons ATGGGTTTGCTGAGTGAGGGACTGACACAGATTGTGATTCCCTTGGCTGCGGTTGTGGGGCTTGGTTTTGCTTTGCTGCAGTGGTTTTTGGTGTCAAGGGTGAAGGTCTCTGGTGGGCATGGTGAGCGAAATGGGTACAAGGACAAGCtcattggagaagaagaagagggtgtTAACTCTCTTGAGGTTACCATCAAGTGTGCTGAGATCCAGCATGCCATTTCCATTg GGGCGACCTCTTTTCTCTTTACCCAATACAAATACCTCAGCATCTTCGTTGGCGTTTTTAGCGCCatcatcttcctcttccttgGCTCAGTGAAGGGTTTCAGCACCAAAAGTGAACCCTGCACATATAACACAGGCAACATGTGCAAGCCGGCACTAGCCAACGCCTTCTTCAGTACCGTTGCCTTCTTGCTCGGTGCTTTTACATCTGTTCTCTCTGGATTTCTTGGGATGAAGATCGCAACATATGCCAATGCCAGAACAACCCTAGAAGCAAGGAGGGGTGTTGGGAAGGCTTTCATCACCGCTTTTCGCTCGGGTGCTGTGATGGGGttccttcttgctgccaatgGACTTTTAGTGCTGTATGCGTCCATAAACCTATTTAAGCTGTATTATGGGGATGACTGGGAAGGACTGTACGAGTCAATTACTGGTTATGGACTTGGAGGTTCTTCAATGGCACTCTTTGGAAGAGTCGGGGGAGGCATATACACGAAAGCAGCTGATGTTGGTGCTGACCTTGTTGGGAAAGTTGAACGAAATATCCCCGAAGATGATCCACGAAACCCTGCT GTTATTGCAGACAATGTGGGTGACAACGTAGGAGACATTGCCGGGATGGGATCTGACCTGTTCGGATCTTATGCCGAGTCATCTTGTGCAGCATTGTTTGTTGCATCCATATCATCCTTTGGCATCGGTCATGACTACACCGCTATGTCGTATCCCTTGATCATAAGCTCAATGGGGATTGTGGTTTGTTTGATAACAACCCTTTTCGCAACAGATCTGTTTGAGATCAAGAAAGTCAGTGAGATCGAACCCGCTTTGAAACGACAACTCGTTATCTCAACCGTCTTAATGACTGTTGGGATCGCCGTGGTCACTTTTGTAGCTTTGCCATCAGAgttcactctcttcagctttggaACCAATAAGGCTGTCAAGAACTG GTACCTCTTCTTTTGTGTAGCAATTGGCTTGTGGGCTGGCCTTGTTATCGGATACACTACAGAGTATTACACTAGCAATGCTTACAG TCCGGTACAGGATGTGGCGGATTCTTGCAGGACTGGTGCTGCAACGAATGTGATTTTCGGGCTGGCTCTCGGTTACAAATCAGTCATCATTCCTGTGTTCGCCATTGCGTTTGCTATCTACGTTAGCTTTAGTTTGGCTGCCATGTATGGAATTGCTGTGGCTGCTTTGGGAATGCTGAGCACTATCTCCACAGGTCTTGCAATTGATGCTTATGGCCCAATAAGTGACAATGCTGGTGGGATCGCAGAGATGGCCGGGATGAGCCATGAGATACGCGAAAGAACAGATGCTTTAGATGCTGCTGGAAACACAACTGCTGCTATTGGCAAG GGTTTTGCTATTGGATCGGCTGCTCTTGTTTCTCTTGCTTTGTTCGGTGCCTATGTCAGCAGAGCCGGAATAGAGACTGTTGATGTGTTGACGCCGAAAGTCTTCATTGGCCTGCTTGTGGGAGCTATGCTTCCCTACTGGTTTTCTGCCATGACAATGAAGAGTGTGGGAAGTGCAGCGCTTAAAATGGTCGAAGAGGTTCGCAGGCAATTCAACACAATTCCGGGGCTCATGGAAGGAACAGCAAAGCCAGATTACGCAACGTGCGTCAAGATTTCCACAGATGCTTCCCTCAAGGAGATGATCCCGCCAGGCGCTTTGGTCATGCTTACACCACTCATTGCCGGCACCTTCTTTGGAGTTGAAACTCTTGCCGGGATTCTTGCTGGTTCACTTGTTTCCGGTGTGCAG ATTGCCATTTCTGCTTCCAACACTGGAGGCGCATGGGATAATGCAAAGAAATACATAGAG GCCGGCGCTTCAGAACATGCTAAGTCACTAGGTCCCAAGGGTTCGGAGCCCCACAAGGCGGCCGTCATAGGCGATACGATCGGAGATCCGCTCAAGGACACTTCAGGTCCTTCGCTCAATATTCTGATCAAGCTCATGGCAGTTGAGTCCTTGGTGTTTGCTCCTTTCTTTGCAGCTCATGGAGGCCTCCTCTTCaaatggctttga
- the LOC126594150 gene encoding calreticulin-like, with product MAFRVRNNSSLLSLVLLSLLAIASAKVFFEERFEDGWDKRWVKSDWKSDESLAGEWNYTSGKWNGDANDKGIQTSEDYRFYAISAEFPEFSNKDKTLVFQFSVKHEQKLDCGGGYIKLLSGDVDQKKFGGDTPYSIMFGPDICGYSTKKVHAILNYNNTNNLIKKDVPCETDQLTHVYTFILRPDATYSILIDNVEKQTGSLYSDWDLLPPKKIKDPEAKKPEDWDDKEYIPDPEDTKPEGYDDIPKEIVDPEAKKPEDWDDEEDGEWTAPTIPNPEYKGEWKPKKIKNPNFKGKWKAPLIDNPKFKDDPELYVYPNLKYVGIELWQVKSGTLFDNILIAEDPEYAKQLADETWGKQKDAEKAAFEEAEKLQEEEAKDPVDSDAEEEDDADADDAEDDSDAESKPDSTEESAEEAEKHDEL from the exons ATGGCGTTTAGGGTTCGAAACAACTCGAGCTTGCTGTCCCTggtccttctctctctcctcgccATCGCCTCCGCCAAGGTTTTCTTCGAAGAACGCTTCGAAG ACGGATGGGATAAACGATGGGTTAAATCTGACTGGAAGAGTGATGAGAGCCTTGCTGGAGAATGGAACTACACCTCTGGCAAATGGAATGGAGATGCTAATGACAAAG GCATCCAAACAAGTGAGGATTATAGGTTTTATGCCATTTCAGCTGAGTTCCCTGAATTCAGCAACAAGGACAAGACACTAGTGTTCCAATTTTCCGTGAAACATGAGCAGAAGCTTGACTGTGGTGGTGGCTACATCAAGTTACTCAGCGGTGATGTTGATCAGAAGAAATTTGGCGGTGATACCCCATACAG TATCATGTTTGGGCCAGATATCTGTGGATACAGCACCAAGAAAGTTCACGCAATTCTTAACTACAATAACACAAATAACTTGATCAAGAAGGATGTCCCTTGTGAGACTGATCAGCTTACTCATGTTTATACCTTTATCCTCCGCCCAGATGCTACCTACAGCATCCTTATTGACAATGTAGAGAAACAAACTGGCAGCCTCTACAGTGATTGGGATCTTCTGCCTCCAAAGAAAATCAAGGATCCCGAGGCCAAGAAA CCTGAAGATTGGGATGACAAAGAATACATTCCTGACCCCGAAGATACTAAGCCAGAG GGTTATGATGACATTCCCAAGGAGATAGTAGATCCCGAAGCCAAGAAG CCGGAAGATTGGGATGATGAGGAAGATGGTGAATGGACTGCCCCAACCATTCCCAACCCCGAATACAAGGGTGAATGGAAGCCAAAG AAAATCAAGAACCCCAACTTCAAGGGAAAGTGGAAGGCACCACTCATTGACAACCCAAAGTTCAAGGATGACCCTGAGCTGTATGTTTACCCCAACTTGAAGTATGTCGGAATCGAATTGTGGCAG GTGAAATCTGGAACCCTGTTTGACAATATCTTGATCGCTGAAGACCCGGAGTATGCAAAGCAGCTGGCTGACGAAACGTGGGGAAAACAAAAAGAT GCTGAGAAGGCAGCATTCGAGGAAGCAGAGAAACTGCAGGAGGAG GAAGCAAAAGACCCAGTTGATTCTGAT gccgaggaagaagatgatgctGACGCCGATGATGCGGAAGATGACTCTGACGCCGAATCTAAACCAGACTCAACTGAAGAGAGCGCCGAGGAGGCTGAGAAACAT GACGAACTGTAG
- the LOC126594157 gene encoding cyclic phosphodiesterase-like: MPDKPRVHKYAIWAVPPDDVSERIKKVMDGLREEFGGPEIRPHIPIMVSIHSDHESIVKKFREICTGVSYDCKIERVNTSPCAFYYQCVYLFIDPEVIHMRNVAGRFGRFGPMPHLSLLYGHLTEEEKQKAKEKVLALDGGIVGLRFTMRRLVLYKCNDDMTQQTWEKVAEVFG; the protein is encoded by the exons ATGCCAGATAAGCCGCGAGTGCACAAGTATGCCATATGGGCCGTCCCACCGGATGATGTGTCGGAGAGGATCAAGAAGGTGATGGACGGTCTTCGCGAAGAATTTGGTGGGCCGGAGATCCGACCCCACATTCCGATTATGGTGTCGATCCACTCGGATCACGAGTCCATCGTGAAGAAGTTCAGAGAGATATGTACGGGAGTCAGTTACGATTGTAAAATTGAGCGCGTGAATACCAGTCCATGTGCATTTTATTACCAGTGCGTTTACCTCTTCATTGATCCCGAG GTAATTCATATGAGGAACGTGGCTGGGAGATTTGGACGCTTCG GTCCTATGCCACATTTGAGCCTCCTCTATGGGCATCTGACCGAAGAAGAGAAGCAAAAGGCTAAGGAAAAAGTTCTTGCTCTTGATGGTGGCATCGTTGGTCTCCGTTTCACGATGAGACGCCTTGTTTTGTACAAGTGTAACGACGATATGACTCAACAGACTTGGGAGAAGGTTGCTGAAGTTTTTGGGTAA